The Streptomyces sp. NBC_01775 genome includes a region encoding these proteins:
- the aceE gene encoding pyruvate dehydrogenase (acetyl-transferring), homodimeric type, which yields MPDPVRPPYPSELDQLPDRDPQETGEWRESLDAVTDHAGGDRAAYLVRRTVEHAQHSGLSVPGLLETDYVNTIPTSAEPDFPGDEAMESRITAWNRWNAAAMVTRGSRYGLGGHIATFASAAWLYETGFQHFFKGKEGGSGDQLYVQGHASPGVYARAFLDGRLAEDHLDRFRQEAGGEGLPSYPHPRRLPWLWEFPTVSMGLGPISAIYQARFNRYLTNRGIKDTSTSHVWAFLGDGEMDEPESTAALALAGREQLDNVTFVINCNLQRLDGPVRANFKIVQELEAQFRAAGWNVIKSLWGSAWDEVFALDTTGALTRRLREVPDAQFQTYATRDAAYIREHFFGASPALAEIGKLLTDDKIAELFKTSRAGHEPRKVYAAYRAAVEHKGAPTVILAQTVKGWTLGPGFESRNANHQMKKLTGKEFRAMRDLLELPIPDSKLDGELVPYIHPGPDSPEVRYLQERRAELGGPAPARKVHPVGLPSPADKPFDVLKKGSGSQEIATTMALVRLVKDLMRDKETGKRWVPIVPDEARTFGMESLFPSAGIYSPLGQNYDPVDRDQLLYYKEAKDGQVLNEGITEAGSLADFTAAATSYATHGEPMIPFYIFYSMFGFQRTADQFWALADQLGRGFVIGATAGRTTMTGEGLQHADGHSHLLASTNPAAISYDPAFAYEVGVIVKDGLRRMYGPDAEAQEDLFYYLTVYNETKVQPAMPEGEGVEEGILKGLYRFRGAEEAAAVAPASDDAPRIQLLASGTAIHWILEAQQILADEWGVAADVWSAPSWTELRREALECDAAALRGEDSVPYVTRALEGAPGPVLAVSDWMRAVPDQISQWVEQDWSSLGTDGFGLSDTREAARRHFGVDAESIVVASLSRLARRGDVKPDDVRRAAEKYGLA from the coding sequence ATGCCCGATCCCGTACGCCCGCCGTATCCGAGCGAGCTGGACCAGCTCCCGGACCGTGACCCCCAGGAGACCGGCGAGTGGCGCGAGTCGCTCGACGCGGTCACTGACCACGCGGGCGGCGACCGTGCCGCATACCTGGTGCGTCGCACCGTCGAGCACGCCCAGCACAGCGGTCTGAGCGTGCCCGGTCTGCTGGAGACGGACTACGTCAACACCATCCCCACCTCCGCCGAGCCGGACTTCCCGGGCGACGAGGCGATGGAGTCCCGCATCACCGCCTGGAACCGCTGGAACGCCGCCGCCATGGTCACCCGCGGCAGCCGCTACGGCCTCGGTGGCCACATAGCGACCTTCGCCTCGGCGGCCTGGCTCTACGAGACGGGCTTCCAGCACTTCTTCAAGGGGAAGGAAGGCGGCTCGGGCGACCAGCTGTACGTCCAGGGCCACGCCTCCCCCGGCGTCTACGCACGCGCCTTCCTCGACGGGCGGCTCGCCGAGGACCACCTCGACCGCTTCCGCCAGGAGGCCGGCGGCGAGGGCCTGCCCTCCTACCCGCACCCGCGCCGTCTGCCCTGGCTGTGGGAGTTCCCGACGGTCTCGATGGGCCTGGGCCCGATCTCCGCGATCTACCAGGCGCGGTTCAACCGCTACCTGACCAACCGGGGCATCAAGGACACCTCGACCTCCCACGTGTGGGCGTTCCTCGGTGACGGCGAGATGGACGAGCCCGAGTCGACCGCCGCCCTCGCCCTCGCCGGGCGTGAGCAGCTCGACAACGTCACCTTCGTCATCAACTGCAACCTCCAGCGGCTCGACGGCCCCGTCCGCGCGAACTTCAAGATCGTGCAGGAGCTGGAGGCCCAGTTCCGCGCCGCCGGCTGGAACGTGATCAAGTCGCTGTGGGGCTCGGCCTGGGACGAGGTCTTCGCGCTCGACACCACCGGCGCGCTCACCCGCCGCCTGCGCGAGGTGCCCGACGCGCAGTTCCAGACGTACGCCACCCGCGACGCCGCCTACATCCGCGAGCACTTCTTCGGGGCCTCCCCCGCGCTCGCGGAAATCGGCAAGCTGCTGACGGACGACAAGATCGCCGAGCTGTTCAAGACCTCCCGCGCCGGCCATGAGCCGCGCAAGGTCTACGCCGCCTACCGCGCGGCCGTCGAGCACAAGGGCGCCCCGACCGTGATCCTCGCCCAGACCGTCAAGGGCTGGACGCTGGGCCCCGGCTTCGAGTCGCGCAACGCCAACCACCAGATGAAGAAGCTCACCGGCAAGGAGTTCCGCGCGATGCGGGACCTGCTGGAGCTGCCCATCCCGGACAGCAAGCTCGACGGCGAACTGGTGCCCTACATCCACCCCGGCCCGGACTCCCCCGAGGTGCGCTACCTCCAGGAGCGCCGCGCCGAGCTGGGCGGCCCCGCCCCGGCCCGCAAGGTGCACCCGGTCGGCCTGCCCTCGCCCGCCGACAAACCCTTCGACGTGCTCAAGAAGGGCTCCGGCTCGCAGGAGATCGCCACCACGATGGCGCTGGTCCGGCTGGTCAAGGACCTGATGCGGGACAAGGAGACCGGCAAACGCTGGGTCCCGATCGTCCCCGACGAGGCCCGCACCTTCGGCATGGAGTCGCTCTTCCCGTCCGCCGGGATCTACTCCCCGCTGGGCCAGAACTACGACCCGGTCGACCGTGACCAGCTCCTGTACTACAAGGAGGCCAAGGACGGTCAGGTCCTCAACGAGGGGATCACCGAGGCGGGTTCGCTGGCCGACTTCACCGCCGCCGCGACGTCGTACGCCACCCACGGCGAGCCGATGATCCCGTTCTACATCTTCTACTCGATGTTCGGGTTCCAGCGCACCGCCGACCAGTTCTGGGCGCTCGCCGACCAGCTCGGCCGCGGCTTCGTGATCGGCGCCACGGCCGGCCGTACGACGATGACCGGCGAGGGCCTCCAGCACGCCGACGGCCACTCCCACCTGCTGGCCTCCACCAACCCGGCGGCCATCTCCTACGACCCGGCGTTCGCCTACGAGGTCGGCGTCATCGTCAAGGACGGCCTGCGCCGGATGTATGGTCCGGACGCGGAGGCGCAGGAGGACCTCTTCTACTACCTCACGGTCTACAACGAGACCAAGGTGCAGCCCGCCATGCCGGAGGGCGAGGGCGTTGAGGAGGGCATCCTCAAGGGCCTCTACCGCTTCCGCGGCGCGGAAGAGGCGGCGGCGGTGGCCCCCGCCTCCGACGACGCCCCCCGCATCCAGCTGCTGGCCTCGGGTACGGCCATCCACTGGATCCTGGAGGCGCAGCAGATCCTCGCCGACGAGTGGGGGGTCGCCGCCGATGTGTGGTCGGCGCCGTCCTGGACGGAGCTGCGGCGCGAGGCGTTGGAGTGCGACGCGGCGGCGCTGCGCGGCGAGGACTCGGTGCCGTATGTGACCCGCGCGCTTGAGGGCGCACCGGGGCCGGTGCTGGCCGTCAGCGACTGGATGCGGGCCGTGCCCGACCAGATCTCCCAGTGGGTCGAGCAGGACTGGTCGTCGCTGGGGACGGATGGCTTCGGCCTCTCCGACACCCGCGAGGCGGCCCGCCGCCACTTCGGCGTCGACGCCGAGTCCATTGTTGTCGCCTCGCTTTCTCGTTTGGCGCGGCGCGGTGATGTAAAGCCCGACGATGTTCGCCGGGCCGCCGAAAAGTACGGCCTGGCGTAG
- a CDS encoding copper amine oxidase — protein MHSGNRLRRPVLAASVLLVLPAVPALAPAAQAAQTAPERARTAPAAAAQAAKCGSGSAVEQKMRGGGVWRMCWHTDSTSGLVLEDISFQPRHEAKPITILKSAKLGQIHVPYDNAAAEYNDVTDMQLGESAEALRPKDCPGGVLMKIPGVDPDTGETKQVNGLCVTTQERGFAFHGNSGDIGEEPGKKDAEQGQDLVLYTVNSAGYYHYINQWNFSDDGTITPKAGATGNLSPSDYDASDKQGWPVGKGSKDRATSHHHNIFWRLNFKPDGSSDAKVEQFDTKYAGKGQEGIPTYRTTRKRLAKETAGNTGANGSRWWRVVSAKGKNADGHRRSWEIVHRNQAKYTARAFTKYDVYFTRYKKFEQYASDNARFGSHRADDVGKFTNGEALKHPVTWVNVGFHHIARDEDQTPMPVHWQGFSVAPRDVTSMSPLTPDRLRKPKYNGEPEEADD, from the coding sequence ATGCACAGCGGAAACAGACTCCGCCGCCCGGTGCTGGCGGCCTCCGTCCTGCTCGTCCTGCCCGCCGTCCCCGCGCTCGCCCCGGCGGCGCAGGCCGCGCAGACCGCGCCCGAGCGCGCGCGCACGGCACCGGCGGCAGCCGCCCAGGCGGCCAAGTGCGGTTCGGGCTCCGCCGTCGAGCAGAAGATGCGCGGTGGCGGCGTATGGCGGATGTGCTGGCACACGGACAGCACATCCGGGCTGGTGCTGGAGGACATCTCCTTCCAGCCCCGGCACGAGGCCAAGCCGATCACGATCCTCAAGAGCGCGAAGCTCGGCCAGATCCATGTGCCGTACGACAACGCGGCGGCGGAGTACAACGATGTGACCGACATGCAGCTCGGGGAGAGCGCGGAGGCGCTGCGGCCCAAGGACTGTCCGGGCGGGGTCCTGATGAAGATCCCCGGGGTGGACCCGGACACCGGCGAGACCAAGCAGGTCAACGGCTTGTGCGTCACCACCCAGGAGCGGGGCTTCGCCTTCCACGGCAACAGCGGGGACATCGGCGAGGAGCCCGGTAAGAAGGACGCCGAGCAGGGCCAGGACCTGGTCCTCTACACCGTCAACTCGGCGGGCTACTACCACTACATCAACCAGTGGAACTTCTCCGACGACGGCACCATCACCCCCAAGGCCGGCGCCACGGGCAACCTCTCGCCCAGTGACTACGACGCCTCGGACAAGCAGGGCTGGCCGGTGGGCAAGGGCAGCAAGGACCGGGCCACCAGCCACCACCACAACATCTTCTGGCGGCTCAACTTCAAGCCGGACGGCTCCTCGGACGCCAAGGTCGAGCAGTTCGACACCAAGTACGCGGGCAAGGGCCAGGAGGGCATTCCCACTTACCGCACCACCCGCAAGCGCCTCGCCAAGGAGACGGCGGGCAACACCGGTGCGAACGGGTCACGTTGGTGGCGGGTGGTGAGCGCCAAGGGCAAGAACGCGGACGGGCACCGGCGTTCCTGGGAGATCGTGCACCGCAACCAGGCGAAGTACACGGCGCGCGCCTTCACCAAGTACGACGTCTACTTCACGCGCTACAAGAAGTTCGAGCAGTACGCGAGCGACAACGCGCGCTTCGGCAGCCACCGTGCCGACGACGTCGGCAAGTTCACCAACGGTGAGGCGCTCAAGCACCCGGTCACCTGGGTCAACGTGGGCTTCCACCACATCGCGCGGGACGAGGACCAGACGCCGATGCCGGTGCACTGGCAGGGCTTCTCGGTCGCGCCCCGGGATGTGACGAGCATGAGCCCGCTGACGCCCGACCGGCTGCGCAAGCCGAAGTACAACGGGGAGCCGGAGGAGGCCGACGACTGA
- a CDS encoding GntR family transcriptional regulator, with product MTPPVVQSLREQIREHIVEGIVSGRWKPGERIVERRIAVELEVSQTPVREALRELETLRLIESAPNKGVRVRELSPADLEEIYPVRAGLEQIAAELAAPRLAGDASALRPHVEALYEADRLGDGEAQVRHTVAFHRELVRAAGNSVLLHTWEGLGIEVWTALSIRWLGTVQQSYAEEHEAVLAAIERRDPAIGALIKDHVLGCAPAPRA from the coding sequence ATGACCCCGCCCGTCGTCCAGTCGCTGCGCGAGCAGATCCGCGAGCACATCGTGGAGGGGATCGTCAGTGGCCGCTGGAAGCCGGGCGAGCGGATCGTGGAGCGCCGGATCGCCGTGGAACTCGAGGTCAGCCAGACGCCGGTGCGCGAGGCCCTGCGGGAGCTGGAGACGCTGCGGCTGATCGAGTCGGCGCCGAACAAGGGCGTACGGGTACGGGAGCTGTCGCCCGCCGATCTGGAGGAGATCTACCCCGTGCGGGCGGGTCTGGAGCAGATCGCGGCGGAGCTGGCGGCGCCCCGGCTGGCAGGTGACGCCTCGGCGCTGCGCCCGCACGTCGAGGCGCTGTACGAGGCCGACCGGCTCGGCGACGGGGAGGCGCAGGTGCGGCACACGGTGGCCTTCCACCGTGAGCTGGTGCGCGCGGCGGGCAACAGCGTGCTGCTGCACACCTGGGAAGGGCTGGGGATCGAGGTGTGGACCGCGCTGTCGATCCGCTGGCTGGGCACGGTGCAGCAGTCGTACGCGGAGGAGCACGAGGCGGTGCTGGCCGCCATCGAGCGGCGGGACCCGGCCATCGGGGCGCTGATCAAGGACCACGTGCTGGGGTGCGCCCCTGCTCCCCGGGCATAA
- a CDS encoding SDR family oxidoreductase: MNAQAAHGERDTAKNANGAGRGPLTGKVALVAGATRGAGRAMAVELCRAGATVYATGRTTRGDGRQGTGAGRVSEVGRPTETIEETAELATEAGKESGGTGIAAVVDHLVPEQVDELVARIDRERGGLDILVNDLWGGDPLVGFGKKIWEHDLADGLRILRLGIDSHLITAHYALPLLNRRPGGLLVEVTDGTEEYNQHYREPVYYDLAKAGPLRLARAFAEETKEYGTTAVCLTPGWLRSEAMLDTYFKVTEENWRDGCAHDPHFAISETPVFVGRAVAALAGDPDFARFNGQSLSSGGLAQVYGFTDVDGSAPDAWRYITEIQHPGKPADVTGYR, from the coding sequence GAGCGGGACACCGCGAAGAACGCGAACGGAGCCGGACGGGGGCCGCTCACCGGGAAGGTCGCGCTCGTCGCGGGCGCGACCAGGGGAGCGGGCCGAGCCATGGCCGTCGAGCTGTGCCGCGCGGGCGCCACGGTCTACGCCACGGGCCGCACCACGCGCGGGGACGGCCGCCAGGGCACCGGCGCCGGCCGGGTCAGCGAGGTCGGCAGGCCCACCGAGACGATCGAGGAGACCGCCGAGCTGGCCACCGAGGCGGGCAAGGAGAGCGGCGGTACGGGCATCGCCGCGGTGGTCGACCACCTTGTGCCCGAACAGGTGGACGAGCTGGTCGCGCGCATCGACCGGGAGCGGGGCGGGCTCGACATCCTGGTCAACGACCTGTGGGGCGGCGACCCGCTCGTCGGGTTCGGCAAGAAGATCTGGGAGCACGACCTGGCCGACGGCCTGCGCATCCTGCGGCTCGGCATCGACAGCCACCTGATCACCGCCCACTACGCGCTGCCGCTGCTGAACCGGCGCCCCGGCGGGCTGCTGGTCGAGGTGACCGACGGCACCGAGGAGTACAACCAGCACTACCGCGAGCCCGTCTACTACGACCTCGCCAAGGCCGGGCCGCTGCGGCTGGCCCGCGCGTTCGCCGAGGAGACCAAGGAATACGGCACGACCGCCGTCTGTCTGACCCCCGGCTGGCTGCGCTCGGAGGCGATGCTCGACACCTACTTCAAGGTCACCGAGGAGAACTGGCGCGACGGCTGCGCGCACGACCCGCACTTCGCGATCTCCGAAACCCCGGTGTTCGTGGGCCGCGCCGTCGCCGCACTCGCCGGCGACCCGGACTTCGCCCGCTTCAACGGCCAGTCCCTCTCCAGCGGCGGCCTGGCCCAGGTGTACGGCTTCACCGACGTGGACGGCTCGGCCCCGGACGCCTGGCGCTACATCACCGAGATCCAGCACCCCGGCAAGCCCGCGGATGTGACGGGCTACCGCTGA
- a CDS encoding helix-turn-helix transcriptional regulator: MRASRLIKMVLLLQARREMTAAELATELEVSERTVSRDVMALSEAGVPVYADRGRAGGYRLVGGYRTRLTGMGRSEAEALFLSGVPSALRDMGLDDIASAAKLKVSAALDPSLRDVHDSTAQRFHLDAPGWWQAPKTPPLLPALADAVWSDRQAAVRYRRKDAEVERELEPYGLVLKAGHWYLAARVRGSEGDRRGDAWRVYRVDRFTEVAVRDDLFTRQADFDLPAFWTERATAFARALLRTEVTLRLSEAGARRLRHVTDSAAAAEALAAGTVDGQGRTTVRLRVENEEVGYSQLFALGPECEVLAPPSLRARFGEAARRTAALYAEGRSEDRAEDQS, from the coding sequence ATGCGTGCCTCCCGCCTCATCAAGATGGTGCTGCTCCTGCAAGCACGCAGAGAGATGACCGCCGCAGAACTGGCAACAGAGCTGGAAGTCTCAGAGCGCACCGTCTCGCGCGACGTGATGGCCCTCTCAGAGGCGGGCGTACCCGTATACGCGGACCGGGGCCGCGCCGGCGGCTACCGCCTGGTGGGCGGGTACCGCACCCGCCTCACCGGCATGGGCCGCAGCGAGGCGGAGGCCCTGTTCCTGTCCGGTGTGCCCTCCGCCCTGCGCGACATGGGCCTGGACGACATCGCGTCAGCGGCAAAGCTGAAGGTCTCCGCCGCGCTGGACCCCTCCCTGCGCGACGTCCACGACAGCACCGCACAGCGCTTCCACCTGGACGCGCCGGGCTGGTGGCAGGCACCGAAGACGCCCCCGCTGCTGCCCGCGCTCGCGGACGCGGTCTGGTCGGACCGGCAGGCGGCCGTCCGCTACCGCCGCAAGGACGCCGAGGTCGAACGCGAGCTGGAGCCGTACGGGCTGGTGCTGAAGGCCGGGCATTGGTATCTCGCGGCCCGCGTCCGGGGAAGCGAGGGCGACCGGCGGGGGGACGCCTGGCGCGTCTACCGCGTCGACCGGTTCACCGAGGTCGCCGTCCGCGACGACCTCTTCACCCGGCAGGCCGACTTCGACCTGCCCGCGTTCTGGACGGAGCGCGCCACCGCTTTCGCCCGCGCCCTCCTGCGGACCGAGGTGACGCTACGGCTGTCGGAGGCGGGCGCGCGGCGGCTGCGCCATGTCACCGACAGCGCCGCCGCCGCCGAGGCGCTGGCCGCCGGCACCGTGGACGGACAGGGGCGTACGACGGTGCGGCTGCGGGTGGAGAACGAGGAGGTCGGCTACAGCCAACTCTTCGCGCTGGGGCCCGAGTGCGAGGTGCTGGCGCCGCCGTCGCTGCGTGCCCGCTTCGGGGAGGCGGCGCGGCGGACGGCGGCGCTGTACGCGGAAGGCCGCTCAGAGGACCGCGCGGAGGACCAGAGCTGA